The Methanohalophilus levihalophilus genome has a segment encoding these proteins:
- a CDS encoding TrkH family potassium uptake protein, with translation MIIAFVQLVPVVVAIIFSEYATAIFYGVTAIAAFIAGFTIYKLLPHYELETKEAIILVAIVFPLSSLISAVPMALSTGMPFIDAFFESVSAITTTGLSVAPADLGPVFLFSRSWSQWVGGIGILLIMLSILITPGINAAKIYKVYGGEKILPNVISTTRLLGRIYVGITLIAIIILLLGGMTFFDAVCHAFSSVSTGGFSTHPESIAAFQGPLIPLMITISCIMGAISFAIYPKMIKNPKVLIENLEVRYFLLVIAVGTVALAYSISREPETNMHLSDILFQVVSALTTAGFSTTDLSVLSDASKGLMSGLMCIGGGIGSTAGGVKIFRLIVLVKLIKIVIARYFLPKETITPLMVKDHVVENEELKQLTVFVLLYAIVLIISAYIFMLNGVGAGDAIFEVSSALGTVGLSAGVTDASMPAILKVILCTDMLLGRIEIIPLLILAMPRTWIKI, from the coding sequence ATGATAATTGCTTTTGTTCAACTGGTACCGGTTGTTGTTGCAATCATTTTTTCAGAATACGCAACTGCAATATTCTATGGTGTGACAGCTATTGCGGCCTTTATAGCGGGATTTACCATCTATAAACTTCTACCACATTATGAACTTGAGACAAAAGAAGCGATAATACTCGTAGCCATTGTGTTCCCGCTCTCATCCCTGATAAGTGCCGTACCAATGGCTCTTTCAACCGGCATGCCGTTTATAGACGCGTTTTTCGAAAGCGTTTCAGCAATTACAACAACAGGACTTAGTGTCGCGCCAGCGGATCTGGGACCCGTATTTCTTTTCTCCCGCTCATGGTCACAATGGGTTGGTGGAATAGGGATCCTCCTGATAATGCTATCGATTCTCATCACTCCGGGTATCAATGCAGCAAAAATATACAAGGTATACGGAGGAGAAAAGATTCTTCCAAACGTAATATCAACTACCCGGCTGCTTGGAAGAATTTACGTAGGAATCACTTTAATTGCCATCATTATCCTCCTGCTGGGAGGAATGACCTTTTTTGATGCTGTCTGCCATGCTTTCAGCAGCGTATCTACAGGAGGATTCTCCACCCATCCGGAAAGCATAGCCGCATTCCAGGGGCCTTTGATACCTCTCATGATCACAATTTCCTGCATAATGGGTGCGATTAGTTTTGCAATATACCCAAAAATGATTAAAAATCCGAAAGTGCTGATAGAAAACCTTGAAGTGCGATATTTTTTACTGGTAATCGCTGTTGGTACGGTAGCCCTTGCATATAGTATTTCAAGAGAGCCGGAAACAAACATGCACCTTTCTGATATACTCTTCCAGGTAGTTTCGGCACTCACTACAGCAGGTTTTTCGACTACTGATCTCTCCGTACTTTCTGATGCTTCAAAGGGTTTAATGAGCGGCCTTATGTGTATAGGAGGAGGCATCGGATCCACTGCCGGAGGAGTAAAGATATTCCGTCTGATTGTCCTTGTTAAACTCATCAAAATAGTGATTGCAAGATATTTCCTTCCCAAGGAAACCATTACTCCACTTATGGTAAAGGATCATGTTGTAGAGAATGAAGAGCTAAAGCAGCTAACGGTATTCGTGCTGCTCTATGCAATTGTATTAATAATATCTGCATACATATTCATGCTTAACGGAGTGGGTGCCGGAGATGCGATATTTGAGGTTTCAAGCGCACTGGGAACTGTAGGACTGTCTGCAGGTGTGACGGATGCATCTATGCCCGCAATCCTTAAGGTGATTCTTTGCACGGATATGCTGCTTGGGAGAATAGAAATCATTCCCCTGTTAATATTAGCTATGCCGAGAACCTGGATAAAAATTTAA
- a CDS encoding potassium channel family protein, with the protein MRVIIVGAGSLGKHLTKNMIDQGNEVVLIEKNPAIAKELAESLDCTVIQAEGTRPDILEKAEIDKADAIVACTSSDQNNIMIGLIAKEENVDKIIVKTDEKQFMEVAKKLGFNHIINPSNISSMIVSDLLRGVNTVELSNLVRSDVRFISVIIGEKATGLKTSEVSLPKKSSVIGLYRKKDFILAGENPTLEKDDELIIVTRMEYVNDLHEQLK; encoded by the coding sequence ATGAGAGTGATTATAGTTGGTGCAGGCAGCCTTGGAAAACATCTGACAAAAAATATGATCGATCAGGGAAATGAAGTTGTGCTTATAGAGAAGAATCCAGCTATTGCAAAGGAGCTTGCAGAATCCCTGGATTGCACTGTCATACAGGCCGAAGGAACAAGGCCTGATATCCTGGAAAAGGCGGAAATCGATAAAGCAGATGCGATTGTTGCATGCACAAGCAGTGATCAAAACAACATAATGATAGGGCTCATTGCAAAGGAAGAAAATGTCGATAAAATTATTGTAAAGACCGACGAGAAGCAGTTTATGGAAGTTGCAAAAAAGCTCGGATTTAATCACATCATCAATCCTTCTAATATTTCTTCGATGATTGTATCCGATTTGCTGCGAGGCGTAAACACAGTGGAATTGAGCAACCTCGTGCGATCTGATGTTAGATTTATAAGCGTTATAATTGGTGAAAAAGCAACAGGGCTAAAGACTTCCGAAGTATCCCTTCCAAAAAAGAGCTCGGTTATTGGTCTTTATAGGAAAAAGGATTTTATTCTGGCTGGTGAAAACCCAACTCTGGAAAAGGATGATGAGTTGATTATTGTTACAAGAATGGAATATGTAAACGACTTACATGAACAGTTGAAGTGA
- a CDS encoding PEF-CTERM sorting domain-containing protein, translating into MRLKLALILSIVLIFGVVTSGLALADVEPTSPAEAFVTFEKTDDQDTVCAGGNFAYNLTFALDPSFDEVYLFPYLDPSYQQVVLINVTDFLPDGVNFVSASDGGDYNATAHSVFWSFEYLPEETGGEEKTLTIDVTETSGTPGILLVNEAELDLGVFAEDTPGITSAPNGLVEEYRQVAFLLAADETRVADCGGEIPEFPTVALPIAAILGLAFIFQRRKNE; encoded by the coding sequence ATGAGACTCAAGTTAGCTTTAATTTTATCAATAGTGTTAATCTTCGGAGTAGTTACCTCCGGTTTGGCTCTTGCTGACGTCGAACCGACTTCTCCGGCAGAGGCATTTGTTACATTTGAAAAGACTGATGATCAGGACACGGTTTGTGCTGGTGGGAATTTTGCTTATAATTTAACCTTCGCTTTAGATCCATCTTTTGATGAGGTTTACCTGTTCCCATACCTGGATCCGTCCTACCAACAGGTTGTTCTCATCAACGTTACTGATTTCCTTCCTGATGGAGTCAATTTTGTCAGTGCCTCTGATGGCGGGGATTACAATGCAACCGCTCATTCTGTTTTCTGGTCATTTGAATATCTTCCGGAGGAAACCGGAGGGGAAGAAAAGACCTTAACTATCGATGTCACTGAAACCTCGGGCACACCCGGAATTCTCTTAGTTAACGAGGCAGAGTTGGATCTGGGAGTTTTCGCCGAAGATACTCCGGGAATTACTTCAGCTCCAAATGGTTTGGTTGAAGAATACAGACAAGTTGCTTTCCTCTTGGCTGCTGATGAAACAAGAGTTGCAGATTGTGGGGGGGAAATCCCGGAATTTCCAACAGTTGCGCTTCCAATTGCCGCAATTCTCGGACTTGCTTTTATCTTCCAGAGAAGGAAGAATGAGTGA
- the katG gene encoding catalase/peroxidase HPI — protein sequence MDEGSKDIVMGSNARGGMSNRDWWPNQLNLSILHQHSSKSNPMGEDFNYAEEFKKLDLEGLKKDLYALMTDSQDWWPADYGHYGGLFIRMAWHSAGTYRMGDGRGGGGAGNQRFAPVNSWPDNVNLDKARRLLWPIKQKYGRKISWADLMILAGNCALESMGFETFGFGGGREDIWEPEEDIYWGAESEWLGDERYSGERDLENPLAAVQMGLIYVNPEGPNGNPDPVASARDVRETFARMAMNDEETVALVAGGHTFGKCHGAGPASHVGPEPEAAPIEEQGLGWKSSFGIGKAGDTISSGIEGAWKPNPTKFDLGYLRILLKYDFELVKSPAGANQWLAKDVDENDMIVDAHDPSKKHRPMMTTADLSLKFDPIYEPIARRYLQNPEEFKDAFARAWFKLTHRDMGPRSRYLGPEVPEEALIWQDPVPEVDHELIDTQDIADLKSQILASGLSVSQLVSTAWASASTFRGSDKRGGANGARIRLSPQKDWEINQPEQLATVLTTLEGIQKEFNNTQSGGKKVSLADLIVLGGCAGIEQAAKNAGHDVTVPFTPGRTDASDEQTDVVSFSVLEPKADGFRNYQKAKYAVLPEELLVDRAQLLTLTAPEMTVLIGGMRVLNTNFGQSQHGVFTKRPETLTNDFFMNLLDMSTEWKAISDDVFEGHDRTTGELNWTGTRVDLVFGSNSQLRALAEVYGCEDSQEKFVKDFVAAWDKVMNLDRFDLA from the coding sequence ATGGACGAAGGTAGCAAGGATATAGTAATGGGATCCAATGCCCGGGGCGGCATGTCAAACCGGGACTGGTGGCCAAATCAGTTAAATCTTAGCATTCTGCACCAGCATTCTTCCAAATCCAATCCGATGGGGGAAGATTTCAACTACGCTGAAGAATTCAAGAAACTTGATCTGGAGGGTCTGAAAAAAGACCTCTATGCACTGATGACCGATTCACAGGACTGGTGGCCTGCCGATTACGGTCACTACGGAGGGCTTTTCATCCGGATGGCGTGGCACAGCGCAGGTACTTACCGCATGGGCGATGGCCGTGGAGGCGGGGGGGCTGGCAACCAGCGCTTTGCTCCTGTCAACAGCTGGCCGGACAATGTGAACCTTGACAAAGCACGTCGTTTACTCTGGCCTATCAAGCAAAAATACGGCAGGAAAATTTCCTGGGCCGACCTGATGATTCTAGCCGGCAACTGTGCACTTGAGTCCATGGGATTCGAAACCTTTGGCTTCGGTGGTGGGCGCGAAGATATCTGGGAGCCCGAAGAGGATATTTACTGGGGAGCTGAGAGCGAGTGGCTAGGCGACGAGCGCTACTCAGGAGAACGCGATCTTGAGAATCCTCTTGCCGCTGTGCAAATGGGCCTAATTTATGTGAATCCGGAAGGGCCGAACGGTAACCCGGATCCGGTCGCCTCCGCCCGCGACGTTCGTGAGACCTTCGCGCGCATGGCCATGAACGATGAAGAAACTGTGGCACTGGTTGCCGGTGGACACACATTTGGGAAATGTCATGGTGCGGGCCCGGCATCTCATGTGGGACCTGAACCCGAAGCAGCACCTATTGAAGAGCAAGGTCTGGGCTGGAAGAGCAGTTTCGGAATCGGTAAAGCTGGAGATACTATCAGTAGCGGCATCGAGGGCGCCTGGAAACCGAACCCTACCAAATTTGACCTGGGTTATCTGAGGATATTACTTAAATATGATTTTGAACTGGTCAAAAGTCCGGCAGGTGCCAATCAATGGCTGGCCAAAGATGTAGACGAAAACGATATGATAGTTGATGCCCACGACCCATCGAAAAAACATCGACCAATGATGACCACTGCGGATCTCTCATTGAAATTTGATCCAATCTACGAACCCATCGCAAGACGCTACCTGCAAAATCCGGAAGAATTCAAGGATGCCTTTGCACGCGCCTGGTTCAAGCTTACTCACCGTGACATGGGTCCCCGCTCACGCTATCTCGGCCCGGAGGTCCCGGAAGAGGCTCTTATATGGCAGGATCCGGTACCTGAAGTGGATCATGAGCTTATAGACACACAGGATATCGCAGACCTCAAGAGTCAGATCCTTGCCTCGGGACTATCGGTCTCTCAACTTGTCTCGACCGCCTGGGCATCGGCTTCCACGTTCCGCGGCTCCGACAAACGCGGTGGAGCTAACGGTGCCCGCATTCGCCTCTCTCCGCAAAAAGATTGGGAAATCAACCAGCCCGAACAACTTGCGACTGTACTTACGACCCTTGAAGGAATCCAAAAGGAGTTCAACAACACCCAGTCAGGCGGGAAGAAAGTTTCACTTGCCGATTTGATAGTTCTGGGCGGATGCGCAGGTATCGAGCAAGCGGCAAAAAATGCCGGTCATGATGTAACAGTTCCCTTCACGCCGGGACGCACGGATGCTTCAGATGAGCAAACCGACGTTGTTTCATTCAGCGTACTCGAACCAAAAGCTGACGGGTTCCGCAACTACCAAAAAGCCAAATACGCTGTATTGCCAGAGGAACTGCTGGTGGATAGAGCACAACTGCTAACACTGACAGCTCCTGAGATGACAGTCCTCATAGGCGGTATGCGTGTTTTGAATACCAACTTTGGACAATCTCAGCATGGAGTTTTCACCAAGCGTCCGGAGACGCTCACAAATGACTTTTTCATGAATCTGCTCGACATGAGCACGGAATGGAAAGCAATCTCGGACGATGTGTTCGAGGGTCATGATCGCACAACAGGGGAACTCAACTGGACAGGCACTCGCGTCGATCTTGTCTTCGGGTCAAACTCGCAGCTTCGGGCACTTGCGGAAGTCTACGGATGTGAGGACTCACAGGAGAAATTCGTGAAGGATTTTGTAGCGGCATGGGATAAGGTAATGAACCTTGACCGCTTCGATCTTGCCTGA
- a CDS encoding TIGR00266 family protein has product MADEIDYEVIGNDMQLVEIELDPGESVRAEAGAMMFMSPDIKMQTSTGGGLFKGLKRMVTGESFFITSFTNEGSGKEHVAFGAPYPGKIIPIDLSQQGGSFLCQKDSFLCAAKGIEVEVAFSKRIGAGLFGGEGFILQRLQGDGLAFVHAGGTIIKKELTAGETLRVDTGCLVAFSESVRYDIQFVGGFKNALFGGEGVVLATVSGPGTVYLQSLPFSRLADRIVAATSAGAQNRGERGGISGIGESALGGILGGDRSF; this is encoded by the coding sequence ATGGCAGATGAAATCGATTACGAGGTTATTGGGAACGATATGCAGCTTGTGGAAATCGAGCTTGATCCAGGGGAGAGTGTAAGAGCAGAAGCAGGAGCAATGATGTTCATGTCCCCCGACATCAAAATGCAGACTTCAACAGGTGGCGGGCTGTTTAAAGGTCTGAAAAGAATGGTCACCGGCGAGAGCTTTTTTATAACCTCCTTCACAAACGAAGGAAGCGGAAAAGAGCATGTAGCATTCGGTGCACCTTACCCGGGAAAAATAATCCCAATTGATTTATCCCAGCAGGGTGGAAGTTTCCTGTGTCAAAAGGATTCATTCCTGTGTGCTGCCAAAGGAATTGAAGTCGAAGTTGCCTTCTCCAAGCGTATCGGCGCAGGATTGTTCGGAGGAGAAGGATTTATCCTCCAGAGGCTTCAGGGAGACGGTCTGGCATTTGTTCATGCAGGTGGTACAATCATCAAGAAAGAACTCACAGCAGGCGAGACCCTGAGGGTGGATACCGGTTGTCTTGTTGCTTTCTCGGAATCTGTGAGATATGATATCCAGTTTGTCGGCGGATTCAAGAACGCGCTCTTCGGAGGAGAAGGTGTTGTACTTGCAACCGTATCCGGACCCGGAACCGTGTACCTCCAGAGCCTTCCATTCTCAAGACTTGCTGACAGGATTGTAGCTGCCACCAGTGCCGGTGCCCAGAACCGTGGTGAACGCGGAGGTATTTCAGGAATCGGCGAGAGTGCTCTCGGAGGAATCCTTGGCGGCGACCGCAGCTTCTGA
- a CDS encoding metallophosphoesterase family protein: MRILAISDTHGKFNRIPDILEKAGDIDLVLVAGDITNFGPDEKAVELLDMFEVPVFAVPGNCDLRTIVETIEKSNATNLHKRMQVFRDVTFIGMGGSNPTPFNTPFEIEESEIASSLEKLVSDAKANGGYIVLLSHSPPFCTLDRVESGNVGCKSTAKLLGRVDLIVSGHIHEDGGIMEEQGTTIVNTGMASQGSAALIELDADSHKVDVKMIQV; the protein is encoded by the coding sequence ATGCGTATTCTTGCGATATCCGATACCCATGGAAAATTCAATCGGATACCGGATATCCTTGAAAAAGCAGGTGACATAGACCTTGTCCTTGTTGCAGGGGATATCACCAATTTTGGCCCTGATGAAAAGGCAGTGGAACTTCTGGACATGTTTGAAGTTCCGGTCTTCGCAGTTCCGGGGAATTGTGATCTTCGCACTATTGTAGAAACAATTGAAAAATCAAATGCTACAAACTTGCATAAAAGGATGCAGGTTTTCCGGGATGTTACTTTTATCGGAATGGGTGGTTCCAATCCCACTCCTTTTAATACGCCTTTTGAAATTGAGGAAAGCGAAATCGCCTCCTCTCTTGAAAAGCTTGTTTCGGATGCGAAAGCAAATGGTGGTTACATAGTACTTTTGAGTCATTCACCTCCATTTTGTACACTGGACAGGGTTGAGTCCGGAAATGTGGGATGCAAATCAACAGCCAAGTTGCTTGGCAGGGTTGACCTTATCGTTAGCGGCCATATTCACGAGGATGGTGGCATAATGGAAGAGCAGGGAACCACAATAGTTAACACGGGAATGGCCTCCCAGGGTTCGGCTGCGCTGATTGAACTGGATGCTGACAGCCATAAAGTTGATGTCAAAATGATTCAGGTCTGA
- a CDS encoding DUF11 domain-containing protein, whose product MKVNSFSLLLISVLIFGLLGAGSALATYDGYYVNYCQYAELDKTDHSRTVCLGAEFTYDISIDFNESAAEANVTVLRVTDILPPGVDFVSATDGGVYDASRHKVYWRFEDPDLPKTLGVTVRESSGEIGTWHKNTAIARFVILPDGPSD is encoded by the coding sequence ATGAAAGTAAATTCTTTTTCACTATTACTTATCAGTGTCCTTATCTTTGGATTATTGGGCGCTGGCAGTGCTCTTGCAACCTATGATGGATACTATGTCAATTATTGCCAGTATGCAGAATTGGACAAGACAGATCACTCCAGAACAGTTTGTCTTGGTGCCGAGTTTACCTATGATATAAGTATTGACTTTAATGAGTCAGCCGCAGAAGCCAATGTCACAGTTCTCAGGGTGACGGATATTCTGCCCCCGGGAGTTGACTTTGTGAGCGCTACAGATGGAGGCGTATACGATGCTTCCAGACACAAGGTTTATTGGAGGTTTGAAGATCCTGATCTTCCAAAAACTCTGGGTGTCACAGTCCGTGAATCTTCCGGAGAAATTGGAACATGGCACAAAAATACTGCAATAGCTAGATTTGTAATTCTTCCGGACGGCCCCTCAGATTAG
- a CDS encoding MBL fold metallo-hydrolase codes for MKLHFLGTGVGIPQAGRVQSGLLVEPDYSRHFLFDCGAGVLQRLFESGHSPLDIDAIVISHLHLDHVADVLPLLKSRWLCGKTTCRIIGPEGTQEWFDKMFDVYPYLQGHFDLAITEINPDIELDLGWNCKLSCAPGIHSIPSLGYRLEGEGNSLVYSADTEPCESIMELTREADVLVHECSFPLNFEVTNHTTPDMLAPFLKNIDVEKLYLTHLYPHMQGHEEEALEFLRKEFTGEVEIATDLLEIEI; via the coding sequence ATGAAATTACATTTCCTTGGTACTGGTGTGGGTATTCCGCAGGCTGGGAGAGTGCAATCCGGCCTACTGGTTGAACCGGATTATAGTCGTCATTTTCTTTTTGATTGCGGAGCCGGGGTTCTCCAGCGACTTTTCGAAAGCGGGCACAGTCCACTTGACATAGATGCGATTGTGATTTCACACCTGCATCTGGACCACGTTGCTGATGTCCTCCCGCTGCTCAAGAGTCGCTGGCTTTGTGGAAAAACCACCTGCCGAATAATCGGTCCTGAAGGTACCCAGGAATGGTTTGACAAAATGTTTGATGTTTACCCCTACCTTCAGGGACATTTTGATCTGGCAATAACCGAAATTAATCCGGACATTGAACTTGATCTTGGCTGGAACTGCAAACTCAGCTGCGCTCCCGGAATACACAGTATCCCATCCCTTGGCTACCGGCTTGAAGGAGAAGGGAATAGCCTTGTCTACTCTGCCGATACCGAACCCTGTGAATCAATCATGGAGCTTACAAGGGAAGCGGATGTACTGGTTCATGAGTGTTCATTCCCTCTTAATTTTGAAGTTACAAACCACACAACACCAGACATGCTGGCCCCATTCCTGAAAAATATTGATGTTGAAAAGCTCTACCTGACGCACCTGTATCCGCACATGCAGGGTCATGAAGAAGAAGCTCTGGAATTTCTTAGAAAAGAGTTCACAGGAGAAGTGGAAATAGCAACCGATCTCCTTGAAATTGAGATCTGA
- a CDS encoding CRISPR-associated protein Cas1 translates to MLFKEWFFSLRLKPMGARKVTAEFNSMLNSKTKYRNKNTAWSSVLLLKSRELAHHLVGKRKTLDFVKPAHQIERNNSDDMRQKIMDISYSEWMKMGFSKGTLHYMKQNAKSGKTFSLNSHVKERLKGIC, encoded by the coding sequence ATGTTATTTAAGGAATGGTTTTTCAGCTTGAGATTGAAGCCTATGGGAGCCAGAAAGGTTACTGCTGAGTTCAATTCTATGTTAAATAGTAAAACCAAGTACAGAAATAAGAATACTGCTTGGAGTTCTGTTTTATTATTGAAGAGTAGGGAATTAGCTCATCATCTTGTTGGTAAGAGAAAGACACTTGATTTTGTGAAACCTGCTCACCAAATTGAGAGAAATAATTCTGATGATATGAGGCAGAAGATAATGGATATTTCCTATTCGGAGTGGATGAAAATGGGATTCTCGAAAGGTACTTTGCATTATATGAAGCAGAATGCTAAATCAGGTAAAACGTTTAGTCTTAATTCTCATGTAAAGGAAAGATTGAAAGGGATTTGTTAA